CGAGTTTATTGCCGGCAGTGGTGACTTTTCGGTGATTATCGCCTTGGTTGAACATAATCGCCCGGTGTTAGGCGTGGTTTATGCGCCGATGACCGAACAGTGTTATTTCGCCGTGGCCGGACATGGTGCGTATAAACGTAGTCACGGCCAGCAACAACGCATTCATAGCCGTCAGCTGCATTCACAAGAACCTACCTTGCGATTGGCTATCAGCCGCCGTCAGGATCCTGCCAAGGTGCTCAGATTATTTCGGCAACCGGACAATTGCGAACTGTTGCCATTGGGTGGCGCGGCACTAAAGAGCTGCCTAGTGGCTGAAGGGCGGGCAGATTGCTACGTGCGTGTTGGCCCGACTGGGGAATGGGATACCGGTGCAGCACAAATCATTATCGAAGAGGCGGGCGGTAAGTTGCTGGATACAACCCTGCAACCACTGACGTATAACGAACGCGATACTCTGGAGAACCCCAACTTTATTGTAATGGGGGCTCCAGATCTCGCCTGGGATCAAATCCTACAAGCCAGTTAGCGTGGCGTCTGCTCATCCAGCCATTGATTAATCGCGCGCTGATCTCCACGAAAG
This portion of the Shewanella yunxiaonensis genome encodes:
- the cysQ gene encoding 3'(2'),5'-bisphosphate nucleotidase CysQ codes for the protein MKPEEMLEQVIEVAIEAGKMIRGIYQQGSFKRELKDDLTPVTSADIAAHELITSRLTTLTPEIPVLSEEASDIPLAERAQWSSYWLVDPLDGTGEFIAGSGDFSVIIALVEHNRPVLGVVYAPMTEQCYFAVAGHGAYKRSHGQQQRIHSRQLHSQEPTLRLAISRRQDPAKVLRLFRQPDNCELLPLGGAALKSCLVAEGRADCYVRVGPTGEWDTGAAQIIIEEAGGKLLDTTLQPLTYNERDTLENPNFIVMGAPDLAWDQILQAS